Proteins co-encoded in one Nonomuraea helvata genomic window:
- a CDS encoding PhoX family phosphatase, translated as MANPNAGGRPLLPLLSTPHKGGRSALTCQFRCGNACAHDVANTTANAYFGDVVKEALSRRGVLRAGALGALVAGAGIAGAVPAMADEPEAAAEVQGRPTGDIRFTPVAPNTDDALTIPEGYRSSVVVRWGDPVLPDAPAFDFDNQSADAQNKQFGYNNDYVTLFPMGRDRALLWVNHEYTDESLMFRGYTGGAAATEEQIKIALAAHGGSVVEIERANGAGEWKLVTKGRRRYNRRITAQTPMSFSGPAAGSDLLKTAADAEGRKPVGMLNNCSGGSTPWGTVLTAEENFDQYFVNGDKVPAEQKPYISRYTITTGTPSSSRRFDRVEERFDLAKHPNEANRFGWIVEIDPFDPDSTPIKRTALGRFKHEAANTTLARDGRLVVYMGDDSRFEYIYKFVSKNRYIPGFDRHNRTLLDEGTLYVAKFTGDSPASEIDGSGKLPSDGEFDGSGEWIPLVSGDRSFVDGMTAAEVLVYTRVAADKVGATKMDRPEDMERNPVTGGVYVALTNNSNRTAAQVDEANPRPSNKHGHVLELVEKRNDAGEKTFAWSLPLVCGDPNDPATYFAGYDKTKVSPISCPDNVTFDRDGNLWIATDGNQLGSNDGMFVMPVRGRERGHLRQFLTVPVGAETCGPLVTQDQRSVFVAVQHPGETDGASPDKPSSRWPDGAQPRPAVAVVWHGQGKKVGS; from the coding sequence CGGTGTGCTGCGCGCCGGCGCGCTCGGCGCCCTCGTGGCCGGCGCCGGCATCGCGGGGGCGGTGCCGGCCATGGCCGACGAGCCGGAGGCGGCGGCCGAGGTCCAGGGCCGGCCGACCGGCGACATCCGTTTCACCCCGGTGGCGCCCAACACCGACGACGCTCTGACCATCCCCGAGGGCTACCGTTCGTCCGTGGTCGTGCGCTGGGGCGACCCCGTGCTGCCGGACGCGCCCGCCTTCGACTTCGACAACCAGAGCGCCGACGCGCAGAACAAGCAGTTCGGCTACAACAACGACTACGTCACGCTCTTCCCGATGGGCCGCGACCGCGCCCTGCTCTGGGTGAACCACGAGTACACCGACGAGAGCCTGATGTTCCGCGGTTACACCGGCGGCGCCGCCGCGACCGAGGAGCAGATCAAGATCGCGCTGGCCGCGCACGGCGGCTCGGTCGTGGAGATCGAGCGGGCGAACGGCGCGGGCGAGTGGAAGCTGGTCACCAAGGGGCGCCGCCGCTACAACCGCCGCATCACCGCTCAGACCCCCATGTCCTTCTCCGGCCCCGCGGCCGGCAGCGACCTGCTCAAGACGGCCGCCGACGCCGAGGGCCGCAAGCCCGTCGGCATGCTGAACAACTGCTCGGGCGGCTCCACCCCGTGGGGGACCGTGCTGACCGCCGAGGAGAACTTCGACCAGTACTTCGTCAACGGCGACAAGGTGCCCGCGGAGCAGAAGCCGTACATCTCCCGCTACACGATCACCACCGGCACGCCGTCGAGCAGCCGCAGGTTCGACCGGGTCGAGGAGCGCTTCGACTTGGCCAAGCACCCGAACGAGGCCAACAGGTTCGGCTGGATCGTGGAGATCGACCCGTTCGACCCCGACTCCACGCCGATCAAGCGGACCGCTCTGGGCCGGTTCAAGCACGAGGCCGCCAACACGACGCTGGCCCGCGACGGCCGCCTGGTCGTGTACATGGGTGACGACTCGCGCTTCGAGTACATCTACAAGTTCGTCTCGAAGAACCGCTACATCCCGGGATTCGACCGGCACAACCGCACGCTGCTGGACGAGGGCACCCTGTACGTGGCCAAGTTCACCGGCGACAGCCCCGCCTCCGAGATCGACGGGAGCGGCAAGCTGCCCTCCGACGGCGAGTTCGACGGCTCGGGCGAGTGGATCCCGCTGGTCTCCGGCGACAGGTCGTTCGTGGACGGCATGACCGCCGCCGAGGTCCTCGTCTACACCCGCGTGGCCGCCGACAAGGTGGGCGCGACCAAGATGGACCGCCCGGAGGACATGGAGCGCAACCCGGTCACCGGCGGCGTGTACGTGGCGCTCACCAACAACAGCAACCGCACGGCGGCCCAGGTGGACGAGGCCAACCCGCGCCCCTCCAACAAGCACGGCCACGTCCTGGAGCTCGTCGAGAAGCGTAACGACGCGGGCGAGAAGACGTTCGCCTGGTCGCTCCCGCTGGTCTGCGGCGACCCGAACGACCCCGCCACCTACTTCGCCGGCTACGACAAGACCAAGGTCTCGCCGATCTCGTGCCCGGACAACGTGACGTTCGACAGGGACGGCAACCTGTGGATCGCCACGGACGGCAACCAGCTCGGCAGCAACGACGGCATGTTCGTGATGCCCGTGCGCGGCAGGGAGCGCGGCCACCTGCGCCAGTTCCTCACCGTCCCGGTCGGGGCTGAGACCTGTGGCCCGCTGGTCACCCAGGACCAGCGCAGCGTGTTCGTGGCGGTGCAGCACCCGGGCGAGACCGACGGCGCCAGCCCGGACAAGCCCTCCAGCCGCTGGCCCGACGGCGCCCAGCCGCGCCCGGCGGTCGCCGTGGTCTGGCACGGCCAGGGCAAGAAGGTCGGGAGTTGA
- a CDS encoding ABC transporter ATP-binding protein, translating into MSMEMTARYQLYSMNNQTERRPVTRATLRRIGGFARPHRRRIALFLLLSVVMAGLAVGSPLLAGRVVDAIFHGEPLDVVVVVALAIAGLALAEAGLGLLNRWLSASLGEDLILDLRTAVFDHVQKMPIAFFMRTRTGALVSRLNNDVIGAQRAFTDTLSGVAGNVVTLVLTLVAMIGISWQITLLALLLLPVFLLPARRMGTRIARLRREAADHNAAMGTQMTERFSAPGATLVKLFGRPAHESAEFAHRARRVRDIGVRSAMTQSAFVTALTLVSALALALVYGLGGFYALRDQLAPGAVVSMAMLLTRLYAPLTALASARVDVMSAVVSFERVFEVLDLEPLIKERPGAREVPEGPVSVEFDDVKFAYPSADKVSLASLEEVATLDSRGGVEVLHGVSFKAEPGQMVALVGSSGAGKSTIAQLLPRLYDVDSGSVRLGGVDVRDLTADSIRDTLGMVTQDGHLFHETIRANLLLARPEASEDEIWDALTRARLAGLIESLPDGLDTVVGERGYRLSGGERQRLTIARLLLARPRVVILDEATAALDSTSEAAVQAALGEALEGRTAVVIAHRLSTIRAADLILVIEDGRVVERGTHTDLLAAGGRYEELYRTQFDEPTVAVA; encoded by the coding sequence ATGAGCATGGAGATGACCGCCCGGTACCAGCTGTATTCGATGAACAACCAGACGGAGCGTCGTCCTGTCACCAGGGCGACGCTCCGTCGTATCGGCGGCTTCGCCCGGCCGCACCGCCGCAGGATCGCACTGTTCTTGCTGCTCAGCGTGGTGATGGCGGGCCTGGCGGTGGGCTCCCCGCTGCTCGCCGGCCGGGTGGTGGACGCGATCTTCCACGGTGAGCCGCTGGACGTGGTCGTCGTGGTGGCGCTGGCGATCGCGGGCCTGGCGCTCGCCGAGGCGGGGCTCGGGCTGCTGAACCGGTGGCTGTCGGCGAGCCTGGGCGAGGACCTGATCCTCGATCTGCGTACGGCCGTCTTCGACCACGTGCAGAAGATGCCGATCGCGTTCTTCATGAGAACGCGCACCGGAGCGCTGGTCAGCCGCCTGAACAACGACGTGATCGGGGCGCAGCGGGCCTTCACCGACACCCTGTCCGGCGTGGCGGGCAACGTCGTGACGCTCGTGCTGACGCTCGTCGCGATGATCGGCATCTCCTGGCAGATCACGCTGCTCGCGCTGCTGCTGCTCCCGGTGTTCCTGCTGCCCGCCCGGCGGATGGGCACGAGGATCGCGAGGCTCCGGCGCGAGGCGGCCGACCACAACGCGGCCATGGGCACGCAGATGACCGAGCGCTTCTCGGCGCCGGGTGCGACGCTGGTGAAGCTGTTCGGCCGGCCCGCGCACGAGTCGGCCGAGTTCGCGCACAGGGCCAGGCGGGTACGCGACATCGGCGTGCGCTCGGCCATGACCCAGTCGGCGTTCGTCACCGCGCTGACGCTGGTCTCCGCGCTGGCCCTGGCGCTGGTGTACGGGCTCGGCGGCTTCTACGCGCTGCGCGACCAGCTCGCGCCCGGCGCGGTCGTGTCGATGGCCATGCTGCTCACCCGCCTGTACGCGCCGCTGACCGCGCTGGCCAGCGCCCGCGTGGACGTGATGAGCGCGGTCGTCAGCTTCGAGCGTGTCTTCGAGGTCCTCGACCTGGAGCCGCTCATCAAGGAGCGGCCCGGCGCCCGCGAGGTGCCGGAGGGCCCGGTGTCGGTCGAGTTCGACGACGTGAAGTTCGCCTACCCCTCGGCCGACAAGGTCTCGCTCGCCTCACTGGAGGAGGTCGCCACGCTCGACTCGCGCGGCGGCGTCGAGGTGCTGCACGGCGTCTCGTTCAAAGCCGAGCCCGGCCAGATGGTGGCCCTGGTCGGCTCGTCCGGCGCGGGCAAGTCCACGATCGCCCAGCTCCTGCCCAGGCTGTACGACGTCGACTCGGGCTCGGTGCGGCTCGGCGGCGTGGACGTACGCGACCTGACCGCCGACTCGATCCGCGACACGCTCGGCATGGTCACCCAGGACGGTCACCTGTTCCACGAGACGATCAGGGCGAACCTGCTGCTCGCCAGGCCCGAGGCGAGCGAGGACGAGATCTGGGACGCCCTCACCAGGGCCAGGCTGGCCGGCCTGATCGAGTCGCTGCCCGACGGGCTCGACACGGTCGTGGGCGAGCGCGGCTACCGCCTGTCGGGCGGCGAGCGCCAGCGGCTGACGATCGCCCGGCTGCTGCTGGCCAGGCCCAGGGTGGTCATCCTGGACGAGGCCACGGCGGCGCTCGACTCCACCTCCGAGGCGGCCGTGCAGGCGGCGCTCGGGGAGGCGCTCGAAGGCAGGACCGCCGTGGTGATCGCGCACCGGCTCTCCACGATCCGCGCCGCCGACCTCATCCTGGTGATCGAGGACGGGCGCGTGGTCGAGCGCGGCACGCACACCGACCTGCTCGCCGCCGGGGGCCGCTACGAGGAGCTGTACCGCACTCAGTTCGACGAGCCGACGGTAGCGGTGGCCTGA
- a CDS encoding MFS transporter yields the protein MRWWALVAVTLGTFMTYLDNNVGNVALPTIQRELGLTISGLEWIVSSYILVFAGLMLVGGRLADVFGARRVFLGGLAVFTLSSLAAGLAGSGTALIAARAAQGVGAALLTPTALTLITQIFPDPGERGRAVGIWSAAGALSMALGPITGGFISQHLHWGWIYLLNVPIGVVTFGLGMWAVRPAFTRVRHRIDLPGLATSALALFALTYALIEGEGAGWTSPQILAAFGVFAAAAVAFVLVEARAAEPMIAVSLFRARVFTGGLLTMGVWSFGVFGIYFFSALWLQNVLGFSPTQAGAAFVPMALVMAVIAMLSQRISARIGIGRTVALGMALMGTAIYLLSGVGADADYTDVAPWFLLYGLGGGMLVPLTAAILGGMPKGRSGVASGVLNVSREVFGLLGVTVLGAILSSRQSGSDLPPLPAFLDAYQFTLVIAAAVVLIAIPVALYSLRVTRRGSAVAWRSGGSEATRAGEGDGIKGVRAGLTK from the coding sequence GTGAGATGGTGGGCGCTGGTCGCGGTGACCTTGGGCACCTTCATGACCTATTTGGACAACAACGTGGGCAACGTCGCGTTGCCGACGATCCAGCGGGAGCTGGGGCTGACGATCTCGGGGCTTGAGTGGATCGTGAGCTCGTACATCCTGGTCTTCGCCGGGCTCATGCTGGTCGGCGGCCGGCTCGCGGACGTGTTCGGGGCCCGCAGGGTGTTCCTCGGCGGGCTGGCGGTCTTCACGCTGTCCTCGCTGGCCGCCGGGCTGGCCGGCTCGGGGACAGCCCTCATCGCGGCGCGGGCAGCGCAGGGCGTCGGGGCCGCGCTGCTCACGCCCACCGCGCTGACGCTGATCACCCAGATCTTCCCCGATCCGGGCGAGCGCGGGAGGGCTGTCGGCATCTGGAGCGCCGCGGGCGCGCTGTCCATGGCGCTCGGGCCGATCACGGGCGGCTTCATCAGCCAGCACCTGCACTGGGGCTGGATCTACCTGCTCAACGTCCCGATCGGGGTGGTGACCTTCGGCCTGGGGATGTGGGCGGTCAGGCCCGCCTTCACCCGCGTACGGCACCGCATCGACCTGCCGGGCCTGGCCACCTCCGCGCTCGCCCTGTTCGCCCTGACCTACGCGCTCATCGAGGGCGAGGGCGCCGGCTGGACCTCGCCGCAGATCCTGGCCGCGTTCGGCGTGTTCGCGGCGGCGGCCGTGGCGTTCGTGCTGGTCGAGGCGCGGGCCGCCGAGCCGATGATCGCGGTGTCGCTGTTCAGGGCCAGGGTGTTCACGGGCGGCCTGCTCACCATGGGCGTCTGGTCGTTCGGCGTCTTCGGGATCTACTTCTTCAGCGCCCTGTGGCTGCAGAACGTGCTCGGCTTCTCCCCCACCCAGGCGGGCGCCGCGTTCGTGCCGATGGCCCTGGTCATGGCCGTGATCGCGATGCTGTCGCAGCGGATCAGCGCGCGGATCGGCATCGGCCGCACGGTGGCGCTCGGCATGGCGCTCATGGGGACGGCGATCTACCTGCTCTCCGGCGTGGGCGCCGACGCCGACTACACGGACGTGGCGCCCTGGTTCCTGCTGTACGGGCTGGGCGGCGGCATGCTGGTGCCCCTGACGGCCGCGATCCTGGGCGGCATGCCCAAGGGCAGGTCCGGCGTGGCCTCGGGCGTCCTGAACGTGTCACGCGAGGTGTTCGGGCTGCTCGGCGTCACCGTGCTGGGGGCGATCCTCAGCTCCAGGCAGAGCGGCAGCGACCTGCCGCCGCTGCCCGCCTTCCTGGACGCGTACCAGTTCACTCTCGTCATCGCGGCCGCCGTGGTGCTGATCGCGATCCCGGTCGCGCTCTACTCCCTGCGCGTCACCCGGCGAGGGAGCGCCGTCGCCTGGAGGAGCGGCGGGAGCGAAGCGACCAGAGCGGGGGAAGGCGACGGCATCAAGGGCGTCCGAGCCGGCCTCACGAAGTGA
- a CDS encoding TetR/AcrR family transcriptional regulator, with the protein MGKLTAQAIAERALEIGDTEGLDAVTIRRLATDLGVTPMALYWHYKNKEQLIVGMADHLIGGFAPKQADDRPWQEQFRDLIEGLIRTLRTHRCAKSVIEQIDPVEVPNFLAVWDQALGLARGAGFGVDESCLISKYILQSAIAIADAPIHVKTVDPAAVRAKLAGLQSLPEETYPYLVEMASPLVRGTEPGLYDTFGVDLVLSGIEALAARR; encoded by the coding sequence ATGGGAAAACTGACCGCACAGGCGATCGCGGAACGGGCTCTGGAGATCGGCGACACCGAGGGGCTCGACGCCGTGACCATCCGGCGTCTGGCCACGGACCTGGGCGTGACCCCGATGGCTCTCTACTGGCACTACAAGAACAAGGAACAGCTGATCGTCGGCATGGCCGACCATCTGATCGGCGGCTTCGCGCCCAAGCAGGCCGACGACCGCCCGTGGCAGGAGCAGTTCCGCGACCTGATCGAGGGGCTGATCAGGACGCTGCGCACGCATCGCTGCGCCAAGAGCGTGATCGAGCAGATCGACCCCGTCGAGGTGCCGAACTTCCTGGCCGTCTGGGACCAGGCGCTCGGTCTGGCCCGCGGCGCCGGGTTCGGCGTCGACGAGAGCTGCCTGATCAGCAAATACATTCTGCAGAGCGCCATCGCCATCGCCGACGCCCCCATCCACGTCAAGACCGTGGACCCGGCCGCGGTCCGGGCCAAGCTGGCCGGCCTGCAGTCACTGCCCGAGGAGACGTACCCGTACCTGGTGGAGATGGCCTCCCCGCTGGTCAGGGGGACGGAGCCGGGGCTGTACGACACGTTCGGCGTCGATCTCGTCCTCAGCGGCATAGAGGCGCTGGCGGCCAGACGTTAG
- a CDS encoding methylenetetrahydrofolate reductase has translation MTFELICEIEPPTKPDLKHVRHQIGTMSKIAHSFLIPDNHIGRATVSSVAVAHEVQAMGGRGIACLNSRDRNLLGFRRDLLTAAAYGVEQFLFVYGDKPTSGNRTSDLTVRSMIEEAREFSPGVRLGAAASMRSLPTWKRTADFLFLQVGFSLEAQLRWRDAHPVNMPVYAGVMVLASERHARMLATAIPDIDLPEELIAKVAADRMAGVEAACEQVLAIRDSGAFDGVHLIPVSRYRDVESRLAAVL, from the coding sequence GTGACCTTCGAGCTGATCTGCGAGATCGAACCTCCCACCAAGCCCGATCTGAAGCACGTCCGGCACCAGATCGGCACGATGAGCAAGATCGCCCACTCGTTCCTCATCCCCGACAACCACATCGGCCGCGCCACGGTGTCGAGCGTGGCGGTGGCCCACGAGGTCCAGGCCATGGGCGGGCGCGGCATCGCCTGCCTCAACTCGCGCGACCGCAACCTGCTCGGCTTCCGTCGCGACCTGCTGACGGCGGCGGCGTACGGGGTGGAGCAGTTCCTCTTCGTCTACGGCGACAAGCCGACGAGCGGCAACCGCACCAGCGACCTCACCGTGCGCTCGATGATCGAGGAGGCCCGCGAGTTCTCCCCGGGCGTCCGCCTCGGCGCGGCGGCCTCGATGCGCTCGCTGCCCACCTGGAAGCGCACGGCCGACTTCCTGTTCCTCCAGGTCGGCTTCTCGCTGGAGGCGCAGCTGCGCTGGCGCGACGCCCACCCGGTGAACATGCCGGTCTACGCGGGCGTCATGGTCCTGGCCAGCGAGCGCCACGCCCGCATGCTGGCCACCGCGATCCCCGACATCGACCTGCCGGAGGAGCTGATCGCGAAGGTGGCCGCGGACCGCATGGCGGGGGTGGAGGCGGCCTGCGAGCAGGTGCTCGCGATCCGCGACTCGGGCGCCTTCGACGGCGTCCACCTCATCCCGGTCTCCCGCTACCGCGACGTGGAGTCCAGGCTCGCCGCCGTTCTCTGA
- a CDS encoding MFS transporter: MVAVTPHDDTRLRYAWRVCAVTSLGLVLIGIAGSTLNVALPAVVRHFHADALESGWILLAFLLVNTASLVFFGRVADLLGRREVYLTGFALFTVASLLAGLSPSVWFLIAMRVLQAIGAAMILANGTVIITDAFPPDRLSQGMGVYIGTLSVAQLAGPTLGGLIAETAGWQWIFWVNVPAGLLALGVGAAILRRMPRRPKEPVDALGNVLVFAALSAVLLALSEANSGGLMVVAGFAVFALLLPLIVWAERRSSNPVLDLRLFGGRLLAYANLASFCNALARSALILVVALYFQAARGVDAFEAGLSVLPVPVGIGLASPITGALGRRVSPYALSIGGAAMSALGLGTLMLTADPATPYWVIGIGLFVAGCGSGTFLTGNTTQVMRALPSGSLGVVNGFRVMIMNVGIVISVGLSLSVLTASVGPELRAQVYAGTLSKLSPVAVGQLMDGFRHAYAVLFAVALTGALLASLARPQRTAASLDSTSR; the protein is encoded by the coding sequence ATGGTAGCCGTCACCCCCCACGACGACACCCGCCTGCGCTACGCGTGGCGCGTGTGCGCGGTCACCAGCCTGGGGCTCGTCCTCATCGGCATCGCCGGCAGCACGCTCAACGTCGCGCTCCCGGCGGTCGTGCGGCACTTCCACGCCGACGCGCTGGAGTCGGGGTGGATCCTGCTGGCGTTCCTGCTGGTCAACACCGCCTCGCTGGTGTTCTTCGGCCGGGTGGCCGACCTGCTGGGCAGGCGCGAGGTGTATCTGACGGGGTTCGCGCTGTTCACGGTGGCCTCGCTGCTGGCCGGGCTGTCGCCGAGCGTGTGGTTCCTCATCGCGATGCGCGTGCTGCAGGCGATCGGGGCGGCGATGATCCTGGCGAACGGCACGGTCATCATCACCGACGCGTTCCCGCCCGACCGGCTCAGCCAGGGCATGGGCGTCTACATCGGCACGCTCTCGGTGGCGCAGCTGGCCGGGCCCACGCTGGGCGGCCTGATCGCGGAGACGGCCGGCTGGCAGTGGATCTTCTGGGTCAACGTGCCCGCCGGGCTGCTCGCGCTGGGCGTGGGGGCGGCGATCTTACGCAGGATGCCCAGGCGGCCGAAGGAGCCGGTGGACGCGCTGGGCAACGTGCTGGTGTTCGCGGCGCTGTCGGCGGTGCTGCTGGCACTCTCGGAGGCGAACTCCGGCGGCCTCATGGTCGTGGCGGGATTCGCCGTCTTCGCTCTGCTGCTGCCGCTGATCGTGTGGGCCGAGCGGCGCTCGTCCAACCCGGTGCTGGACTTGCGGCTCTTCGGGGGGCGGCTGCTGGCGTACGCGAACCTGGCCTCGTTCTGCAACGCCCTGGCGCGGTCGGCGCTCATCCTGGTGGTGGCGCTGTACTTCCAGGCGGCGCGAGGGGTGGACGCGTTCGAGGCGGGGCTGAGCGTGCTGCCGGTGCCCGTCGGGATCGGGCTGGCCTCGCCGATCACGGGAGCGCTGGGGCGGAGGGTGTCGCCGTACGCGCTGTCCATCGGCGGGGCGGCGATGAGCGCCCTAGGACTCGGCACGCTGATGCTGACGGCCGATCCGGCCACGCCGTACTGGGTGATCGGGATCGGCCTGTTCGTGGCCGGCTGCGGCAGCGGGACGTTCCTGACCGGCAACACCACCCAGGTCATGCGGGCGCTGCCCAGCGGGAGCCTGGGGGTGGTCAACGGCTTCCGCGTCATGATCATGAACGTCGGCATCGTGATCAGCGTCGGCCTGTCGCTCAGCGTCCTGACCGCGTCCGTGGGGCCCGAACTGCGCGCCCAGGTGTACGCGGGCACGCTCTCCAAGCTCTCGCCGGTGGCGGTGGGGCAGCTCATGGACGGGTTCCGGCACGCGTACGCGGTGCTCTTCGCGGTGGCGCTCACGGGCGCGCTGCTCGCGTCCCTGGCCCGCCCTCAGAGAACGGCGGCGAGCCTGGACTCCACGTCGCGGTAG
- a CDS encoding Crp/Fnr family transcriptional regulator, whose product MEPEPGEFLSLLTDEEVADLRAAGRPRRWDRGTTVINEGDTSDWVLVLLEGRVKCSSHTSAGTEVVLAVRGPGALLGEMSAIDGSPRSATVTALEPISGIVLRDFSSFLESHGRIAVLLMQLVTAKLRDADRKRIEYGAFDTTGRVATRLLELADRYGEKTNSGVRVALPLSQDELAGWTGASREAVSKALRTLRDRGLIETGRRRVVIHDLDGLRRRAR is encoded by the coding sequence ATGGAGCCTGAGCCCGGTGAGTTCCTTTCCCTGCTCACCGACGAGGAGGTCGCGGACCTGCGCGCGGCCGGCCGCCCGCGGCGGTGGGACCGCGGCACGACCGTGATCAACGAGGGCGACACGTCCGACTGGGTCCTCGTGCTGCTGGAGGGCCGGGTCAAGTGCTCGTCACACACGAGTGCCGGCACCGAGGTGGTGCTGGCCGTACGCGGTCCTGGCGCGCTGCTCGGCGAGATGTCGGCCATCGACGGGTCGCCTCGCTCGGCCACGGTGACCGCGCTGGAGCCGATCTCGGGGATCGTGCTGCGGGACTTCTCGTCGTTCCTGGAGTCCCACGGACGCATCGCCGTACTGCTGATGCAGCTCGTCACCGCCAAGCTGCGGGACGCGGACAGGAAGCGCATCGAGTACGGCGCGTTCGACACCACGGGCCGGGTCGCGACGCGCCTGCTGGAGCTGGCCGACCGGTACGGCGAGAAGACCAACAGCGGGGTGCGCGTGGCGCTGCCCCTGTCACAGGACGAGCTGGCCGGCTGGACGGGCGCCTCGCGCGAGGCCGTCAGCAAGGCGCTGCGCACGCTGCGCGACCGGGGTCTCATCGAGACCGGACGGCGGCGCGTGGTGATCCACGACCTCGACGGGCTGCGCAGGCGAGCCCGCTGA
- a CDS encoding adenylate/guanylate cyclase domain-containing protein, producing the protein MPTPYLPPATHPVRGVVWGIHLVLPLLGLWLLLLHPDVNIPWQHNPSHFWMIITVAGLNVVLGVMISEASRRRQDARLFLVSMVFLSSAGFFFLHGLATPKIILPTGSLGFDLGQQVGLTIAAAFAFASALPLGERAAKAVLGSQHFIRALLFGFMVVWGLVSLIPGLTVLSEPPLASPVPWLVWASIPGVLLYAAASVMMFLLHRRRPSAMLISLITAYALLAEAMVAGMSQLNWHLSWWEWHLLLTLAFVFVAYSAHLQFRREGSSAGLFDSVTLAATVARIQQDYDQALEELVEHVRRGEPLAATRLSGKFRLNEGQAAVLDRAGQALANERELSGRLAALVAVSAQTKVGLPEDRLLATALERVRQAYGDVKIGLVAEGKTQIGSREYEFAGNQPIRRDSLLAFPLTVKGHLAGVLEVPVGRTPQDEALAATLAGQLSISLENARLYQELDTLFRQYMSPDVANALLADPAQAALGGELKELTALFADLKGFTTFSEKVTPGEIVEMLNRYHTAAVPCILNNGGTIVQFVGDALLALFNAPATQAGHARAACRAALDMQRAAAEVAEEMAWKRVDDVEWPTFRVGVNTGPALVGNIGSPELRGFNAMGDCVNVAARLEGIAEPGTVVIGETTLRQLGHGASVNPLGRLSLKGKEELVAAYVLTDLQ; encoded by the coding sequence GTGCCGACCCCCTATCTGCCTCCGGCCACCCACCCCGTGCGCGGCGTGGTCTGGGGCATCCATCTGGTGCTGCCGCTGCTGGGCCTCTGGCTCCTGCTGTTGCACCCGGACGTCAACATCCCCTGGCAGCACAATCCCAGCCACTTCTGGATGATCATCACGGTGGCCGGGCTCAACGTGGTGCTGGGCGTCATGATCAGCGAGGCGTCGCGGCGGCGGCAGGACGCCCGGCTGTTCCTGGTCTCCATGGTCTTCCTGAGCAGTGCCGGGTTCTTCTTCCTGCACGGGCTGGCCACCCCCAAGATCATCCTGCCGACCGGCTCACTGGGGTTCGACCTGGGCCAGCAGGTGGGGCTCACGATCGCGGCGGCGTTCGCGTTCGCCTCCGCGCTGCCGCTGGGCGAGCGGGCGGCCAAGGCCGTGCTGGGCTCGCAACACTTCATCCGTGCGCTGCTCTTCGGGTTCATGGTCGTCTGGGGGCTGGTGTCGCTGATCCCGGGGCTGACGGTGCTCAGCGAGCCGCCGCTCGCGTCGCCGGTCCCCTGGCTGGTCTGGGCGTCCATTCCGGGCGTCCTGCTGTACGCCGCGGCGAGCGTGATGATGTTCCTGCTGCACCGGCGGCGCCCGTCGGCCATGCTGATCAGCCTGATCACGGCGTACGCGCTGCTGGCCGAGGCCATGGTCGCGGGGATGTCCCAGCTCAACTGGCATCTGTCCTGGTGGGAGTGGCACCTCCTGCTCACGCTGGCCTTCGTCTTCGTGGCCTACAGCGCGCACCTGCAGTTCAGGCGGGAGGGGTCGAGCGCGGGGCTGTTCGACTCGGTGACGCTGGCGGCGACCGTGGCGCGCATCCAGCAGGACTACGACCAGGCGCTGGAGGAGCTGGTCGAGCACGTACGCCGGGGTGAGCCGCTGGCCGCGACCCGGCTGTCGGGCAAGTTCCGGCTGAACGAGGGCCAGGCCGCCGTGCTCGACCGGGCCGGCCAGGCGCTGGCCAACGAGCGCGAGCTGTCGGGGCGGCTGGCCGCCCTGGTGGCGGTGAGCGCCCAGACCAAGGTGGGCCTGCCGGAGGACCGGCTGCTGGCCACGGCGCTGGAGCGGGTGCGGCAGGCGTACGGCGACGTCAAGATCGGTCTGGTCGCGGAGGGCAAGACCCAGATCGGCTCCCGCGAGTACGAGTTCGCCGGGAACCAGCCCATCAGGCGCGACAGCCTGCTGGCCTTCCCCTTGACGGTCAAGGGTCACCTCGCGGGCGTGCTGGAGGTGCCCGTCGGCCGTACTCCGCAGGACGAGGCGCTGGCCGCCACCCTGGCCGGGCAGCTGTCCATCTCGTTGGAGAACGCCCGTCTCTACCAGGAGCTCGACACGCTCTTCCGGCAGTACATGTCGCCGGACGTGGCCAACGCCCTGCTGGCCGACCCGGCGCAGGCGGCGCTCGGCGGCGAGCTGAAGGAGCTGACCGCGCTCTTCGCCGACCTCAAGGGCTTCACGACGTTCTCCGAGAAGGTCACGCCCGGCGAGATCGTGGAGATGCTCAACCGCTACCACACGGCCGCGGTCCCCTGCATTCTCAACAACGGCGGCACGATCGTGCAGTTCGTCGGCGACGCGCTGCTGGCCCTGTTCAACGCCCCCGCCACGCAGGCCGGCCACGCCAGGGCCGCGTGCCGGGCGGCGCTGGACATGCAGCGGGCCGCCGCCGAGGTGGCCGAGGAGATGGCGTGGAAGCGGGTGGACGACGTCGAGTGGCCGACGTTCAGGGTGGGCGTCAACACCGGTCCCGCCCTGGTCGGCAACATCGGCAGCCCCGAGCTGCGCGGCTTCAACGCGATGGGCGACTGCGTGAACGTGGCGGCCAGGCTCGAGGGCATCGCCGAGCCCGGCACGGTCGTCATCGGGGAGACGACGCTCAGGCAGTTGGGCCATGGCGCGTCGGTGAACCCTCTGGGCCGGCTCAGCCTCAAGGGCAAGGAAGAGCTCGTGGCCGCCTACGTTCTGACTGATTTGCAATAG